The Salvia miltiorrhiza cultivar Shanhuang (shh) chromosome 1, IMPLAD_Smil_shh, whole genome shotgun sequence genome has a window encoding:
- the LOC131005869 gene encoding DNA replication licensing factor MCM6: protein MEGNGYCVDEKAVHVEKVFFDFLKTFREADGGGGEAYYEAEVEAMRANDSNTMYIDFSHVMRFNDVLQRAISDEFLRFEPYLKSACKRFIMELRPTFIADDNPNKDINVAFYNLPLVKKLRELATAEIGKLVAVSGVVTRTSEVRPELLQGTFKCLECGSVIKNVEQQFKYTEPIICLNATCHNRTNWALLRQESKFTDWQRVRMQESSKEIPAGSLPRSLDVILRHDIVEQARAGDTVIFTGSVVVLPDILALASPGERAECRRESSSQARTGQEGVKGLRALGVRDLSYRLGFIANSVQISDGRRDADIRKRKDADEDVSQQFTAEELDEIQRMRNTPDFFNKLVDSIAPTIFGHQDIKRAILLMLMCGIHKFTHEGINLRGDINVCIVGDPSCAKSQFLKYTAGLVPRSVYTSGKSSSAAGLTATVAKEPETGEFCIEAGALMLADNGICCIDEFDKMDTRDQVAIHEAMEQQTISITKAGIQATLNARTSILAAANPTGGRYDKTKPLKYNVALPPAILSRFDLVYVMIDDPDDQTDYHIAHHIVRVHQKKEEALSPAFTTTQLKHYISYAKTLKPKLSLEARQLLVESYVALRRGDTTPGSRVAYRMTVRQLEALIRLSEAIARSHLDTQVQPRHVRLAVRLLKTSIISVESSELDLSEFQEENNDVDGNDGSGGNEDNASGQENAEPEAAAAAATANKQGKKLVITDEYFQRVTRALVMRLRQHEDTVTREGTGLAGLRQRDLIQWYISQQNEKNSYSTVEEAAAEVTKVKAIIESLIRREGYLIVVGDGREEAAEGDGTRPSRDDRILAVAPNYVVD from the exons ATGGAGGGCAATGGATACTGCGTGGACGAGAAGGCGGTGCATGTCGAGAAGGTGTTCTTCGACTTCCTCAAGACCTTCCGCGAggcggacggcggcggcggggaGGCCTACTACgaggcggaggtggaggcgATGAGGGCGAACGACTCCAACACCATGTACATCGACTTCTCACATGTGATGCGCTTCAACGATGTGCTCCAGAGGGCTATCTCCGACGAATTCCTCCGATTCGAGCCTTACCTGAAGAGCGCCTGCAAGAGATTCATCATGGAGCTGCGCCCTACCTTCATCGCGGACGATAATCCAAACAAGGACATCAATGTCGCCTTTTATAACCTCCCCTTGGTTAAGAAGCTGAGGGAATTAGCCACCGCTGAGATCGGCAAGCTGGTCGCCGTCAGCGGCGTCGTCACCCGCACCAGCGAGGTCCGCCCTGAGCTTCTTCAGGGCACTTTCAAGTGCTTGGAATGCGGAAGCGTCATTAAGAACGTCGAGCAACAGTTCAAGTACACCGAG CCAATTATTTGTTTGAATGCGACATGTCATAATCGGACAAACTGGGCTTTGTTGAGACAAGAGAGCAAATTTACAGATTGGCAGAGAGTCCGCATGCAGGAGAGCTCTAAGGAGATACCTGCAGGTTCACTTCCCAGGTCACTTGATGTCATCCTTCGCCATGACATTGTTGAACAAGCCAGGGCCGGAGACAC GGTTATTTTCACTGGCTCAGTGGTTGTTTTACCTGATATTCTAGCATTAGCATCTCCAGGAGAGAGAGCAGAGTGCCGAAGAGAATCTTCCAGCCAGGCCAGGACTGGTCAAGAAGGTGTCAAGGGGCTTCGTGCATTGGGTGTGAGAGATCTGTCTTATCGACTTGGCTTCATTGCCAATTCTGTACAG ATTTCTGATGGCAGAAGGGATGCTGatattagaaaaagaaaagatgcTGATGAAGATGTTAGTCAGCAGTTCACA GCAGAAGAGTTAGATGAAATACAACGAATGAGGAATACTCCTGACTTCTTCAACAAGCTAGTTGATAGCATTGCGCCAACTATTTTCGGTCACCAAGATATAAAGCGGGCAATTCTGCTAATGCTTATGTGTGGTATCCATAAATTTACACATGAAGGCATCAACTTAAGGGGAGACATCAATGTCTGCATTGTGGGTGATCCCAGCTGTGCAAAGTCTCAGTTTCTTAA GTATACGGCAGGCCTAGTTCCAAGATCTGTCTATACATCTGGGAAATCCTCCTCTGCGGCAGGGCTTACTGCTACTGTGGCCAAAGAACCAGAGACGGGTGAATTCTGCATTGAG GCTGGCGCACTGATGCTCGCTGATAATGGCATCTGCTGTATTGATGAGTTTGATAAGATGGATACAAGAGATCAG GTTGCCATTCATGAAGCTATGGAACAGCAAACCATAAGCATTACTAAAGCTGGAATACAAGCAACATTAAATGCAAGAACATCAATCTTAGCTGCAGCGAATCCCACAGGAGGACGTTATGATAAGACTAAACCCTTGAAG TATAACGTGGCACTTCCTCCAGCTATTCTTTCAAGGTTTGACCTCGTGTATGTGATGATTGATGACCCAGACGACCAGACTGATTACCATATTGCTCATCATATTGTGAGAGTCCACCAAAAGAAGGAAGAAGCACTTTCTCCAGCATTTACTACTACACAATTAAAGCACTACATCTCATATGCAAAGACTCTAAAACCAAAG CTGAGCCTTGAAGCTAGACAATTGTTGGTGGAATCTTATGTTGCCCTCCGCAGAGGAGACACCACTCCAGGTAGTAGAGTTGCTTATCGTATGACGGTGAGACAACTGGAGGCTCTGATCAGGCTCTCAGAAGCAATTGCAAGGTCTCACTTGGATACTCAG GTTCAACCTCGCCATGTGCGTCTTGCTGTGAGATTACTCAAGACATCAATAATCAG CGTGGAGTCAAGTGAGCTCGATCTATCTGAGTTTCAGGAAGAGAATAATGATGTTGATGGAAACGATGGTAGTGGTGGCAATGAAGATAATGCTTCTGGTCAAG AAAATGCAGAACcagaagcagcagcagcggcagccaCTGCAAACAAGCAAGGAAAGAAACTCGTAATAACTGACGAATACTTTCAGAGGGTTACTCGAGCCCTTGTCATGCGACTTCGCCAACACGAGGACACTGTCACCCGAGAAG GAACGGGACTTGCTGGTCTGAGACAGAGGGACTTAATACAATGGTATATCAGTCAGCAAAATGAGAAAAACAGTTATAGCACTGTGGAAGAGGCTGCTGCTGAAGTCACAAAAGTTAAGGCCATTATAGAG AGCTTGATAAGGAGGGAAGGGTATCTGATAGTTGTGGGTGATGGTAGAGAAGAAGCAGCAGAGGGTGATGGCACTAGGCCTTCAAGAGATGACAGGATTTTGGCAGTGGCTCCTAACTATGTAGTAGATTGA
- the LOC131005989 gene encoding uncharacterized protein LOC131005989: MDVEAAAAPPQKPTVLFAQKPNFRPLKAHEISDGQIQFRKISVPPHRYTPLKKAWLEIYTPIYEEMRIDIRMNLKARRVELKTRPDTPDASSLQKCADFVHAFMLGFDVVDAVAMLRMDELYVGSFEIKDVKTLKGEHLSRAIGRLSGKGGKTKFAIENSTRTRIVIADSKIHMLGSFANIKVARDSLCSLILGSPAAKVYSKLRAVTARLAERF, encoded by the coding sequence ATGGATGTCGAAGCCGCAGCCGCTCCGCCGCAGAAGCCTACGGTTCTATTCGCACAGAAACCGAACTTCCGGCCTCTGAAGGCGCACGAAATCTCCGACGGTCAGATCCAGTTCCGCAAAATCTCGGTGCCGCCGCACCGCTACACGCCTCTTAAAAAAGCGTGGCTCGAGATCTACACCCCGATCTACGAGGAGATGAGAATCGACATCCGGATGAACCTCAAGGCGCGCAGGGTCGAGCTCAAGACCCGCCCCGACACCCCCGACGCGAGCAGCCTGCAGAAGTGCGCCGACTTCGTGCACGCGTTCATGCTCGGCTTCGACGTCGTCGACGCCGTGGCGATGCTCCGGATGGACGAGCTCTACGTCGGGTCGTTCGAGATCAAGGACGTCAAGACGCTGAAAGGGGAGCACCTGTCGCGCGCGATCGGGCGGCTGAGCGGGAAAGGCGGGAAGACGAAATTCGCGATCGAGAACTCGACGAGGACGCGGATCGTGATCGCGGATTCGAAGATTCATATGCTCGGCTCGTTTGCGAACATCAAGGTCGCGAGGGATTCGCTTTGCAGCCTCATTTTGGGATCCCCTGCTGCGAAAGTGTATTCGAAGCTCAGAGCAGTCACAGCTCGCCTCGCTGAAAGgttttaa
- the LOC131005871 gene encoding uncharacterized protein LOC131005871 — translation MASTMEPVAVNSQKHDPAWKHCQMFKVGDKVQLKCIYCGKIFKGGGIHRIKEHLAGQKGNAATCLRVQPDVRMQMLDSLNGVAARKRKKQKLAEEMSGFGNPGNSGVEVVNGLNSDIVLLPVPEMIEHDGDVDGDREDGMSGKSGVRKKKGRVRKAPDVVNSNNAALVGFTAGNSKRANTVISMAVGRFFFDVGIPADAANSPYFQPMIDAIASQGAEAVGPSYHDLRNSVLKNVIHEVRYDVDQCSAAWGRTGCSILVDEWNSGKGKTFVNFFAYCPEGTVFLRSDDISRAIDSADVLYELLKEIVEQVGLKNVLQVVTTSEDRYVIAGKRLTDTYPSIFWTPCAGHCIDLMLQDIGELPRVKMILDQARSISRYIYSNAAVINMMRRYTYGMDLVDLGTTQSFTNFMTLKRMVNIRPSLQAMVTSDEWMESSYSKDQEAYAVLDSISSQSFWSSCASITRLTDPLLRLLRIARSQKMPAMGYVFAGLYRAKEAIKKELDTKEEYMAYWSIIDRRWEQLQRHPLHAAGFYLNPKFFYSLEGDGHLHIRSLVYDCIERLVPDLKVLDKIMKETASYHSGAGDFGRKMAIRARETLLPTEWWLTYGGGCPNLARLAVRILSQTCCLIQHKLDKIPLEHLHNKTNWLEHKRLNDLVYVQYNMSLKHMFSGDKQQEGVDIISYKNIDLVEDWVMEKDFCSENPTKKGWTDVDPPSVNDVHLGPQIDDVHALGAGFDDFEIFEAAKDSEEENADKNIGKVESCD, via the exons ATGGCTTCAACTATGGAGCCAGTAGCTGTAAATTCGCAGAAGCATGACCCGGCATGGAAGCATTGCCAAATGTTTAAGGTTGGGGATAAGGTTCAGCTCAAGTGTATATACTGTGGGAAGATTTTTAAGGGCGGTGGGATTCATAGGATTAAGGAACACCTCGCTGGCCAAAAGGGGAATGCTGCCACTTGTTTGAGGGTTCAGCCCGATGTACGGATGCAAATGCTCGATAGCCTGAATGGGGTTGCTGCGAGAAAGAGGAAAAAACAGAAACTTGCAGAGGAGATGTCTGGATTTGGGAACCCTGGGAACAGTGGTGTTGAAGTAGTGAATGGTTTGAATAGTGATATTGTGTTGCTTCCTGTCCCCGAGATGATTGAACACGACGGGGATGTGGATGGGGATCGGGAGGATGGTATGAGTGGGAAAAGTGGTgttaggaagaagaaagggagGGTGAGGAAGGCCCCGGATGTGGTTAATTCGAATAATGCAGCTTTGGTTGGTTTTACTGCTGGGAACTCGAAGAGGGCTAATACTGTGATTAGTATGGCAGTAGGTCGTTTTTTCTTTGATGTTGGGATACCTGCAGATGCTGCTAATTCTCCTTATTTTCAACCAATGATTGATGCAATAGCTTCTCAAGGTGCAGAAGCTGTTGGCCCTTCCTACCATGATCTTAGGAACTCAGTTCTGAAGAATGTGATTCATGAAGTGAGATATGACGTTGATCAGTGCAGCGCAGCTTGGGGAAGGACTGGTTGCTCAATTTTGGTAGATGAATGGAATTCAGGAAAAGGTAAAACCTTTGTCAACTTCTTTGCATACTGTCCAGAAGGTACAGTTTTTTTGAGGTCGGACGATATATCTCGTGCAATAGATTCTGCAGATGTCCTTTATGAATTGTTGAAGGAAATAGTGGAACAGGTTGGCCTGAAAAATGTTCTGCAAGTGGTAACCACCAGTGAAGATCGGTATGTTATTGCTGGGAAAAGACTCACCGATACTTATCCTTCTATTTTTTGGACTCCATGTGCTGGCCATTGTATTGATTTGATGCTTCAGGACATAGGAGAACTACCCAGAGTGAAGATGATACTTGACCAGGCAAGATCAATATCGAGGTATATCTATTCAAACGCTGCTGTCATAAACATGATGAGACGGTACACATATGGAATGGATTTAGTTGATCTGGGAACTACGCAGTCATTTACTAATTTTATGACATTGAAAAGGATGGTAAATATCAGACCTAGTTTGCAGGCCATGGTTACTTCTGACGAATGGATGGAAAGCTCTTACTCCAAGGACCAGGAAGCTTATGCAGTACTAGACTCTATTAGTAGCCAATCATTCTGGTCTTCATGTGCCTCAATAACACGCTTAACAGATCCACTTTTGCGACTATTAAGGATAGCCAGAAGTCAAAAGATGCCTGCCATGGGGTATGTCTTTGCGGGGTTGTATCGAGCCAAAGAAGCTATTAAGAAGGAACTTGACACTAAGGAAGAATACATGGCCTATTGGAGTATCATAGATCGCAGGTGGGAACAACTTCAAAGGCATCCCCTTCATGCAGCTGGTTTTTATTTGAATCCTAAATTTTTCTACAGTCTTGAAGGAGACGGACATCTTCACATTCGGTCACTAGTATACGATTGCATAGAGAGACTGGTTCCTGACCTTAAGGTCTTGGATAAAATTATGAAGGAAACAGCCTCTTACCATAGTGGTGCTGGAGACTTTGGGCGGAAGATGGCAATCAGAGCTAGAGAAACTTTACTTCCCA CTGAGTGGTGGCTTACATATGGTGGGGGATGTCCCAATTTGGCTCGCTTGGCTGTCCGGATTCTCAGCCAAACTTGCTGCTTGATCCAGCATAAGCTAGATAAAATTCCTCTCGAACACTTGCATAACAAAACAAATTGGTTGGAGCATAAAAGGCTCAACGATCTTGTCTATGTTCAGTACAACATGTCCTTGAAGCATAT GTTTTCGGGTGACAAACAACAGGAAGGTGTTGACATCATTTCTTACAAGAACATTGATTTAGTTGAGGACTGGGTAATGGAGAAGGATTTTTGCTCAGAGAACCCTACAAAAAAGGGATGGACGGATGTCGATCCACCTTCTGTCAATGATGTGCACTTAGGCCCACAGATTGATGATGTTCATGCCCTTGGTGCAG gttttgatgattttgaaatttttgaagcGGCAAAAGATAGTGAAGAAGAAAATGCTGACAAGAACATAGGAAAAGTAGAGTCTTGTGATTAG